A segment of the Raphanus sativus cultivar WK10039 unplaced genomic scaffold, ASM80110v3 Scaffold3119, whole genome shotgun sequence genome:
TATGAAAATATTGGGAGTTAGgtaattttgtattaattaattaaaaatttgatttgataatattatctttaataaatatatgaaaatttttaaaaatggaataaataataaataacatgTCAGATAAAGATTAGTTCTATACAATACATTTTTAATCAGATATATTAATCAATGTAGAATCAAAGTGTATAGGagaatttcagattttttatggttttctttCGGTTTTATGTCAaatatacaagttaaaaaaagaacaatttCAATATGCTTTTATGCTACTTTTTTACATTAGGCACAGTTGTATAAATACTTGGGCTTAATATGACAATTCATTGAAAATTGTAGAATAATCCAAAGCAAGGATTTATTGTTGTTTAGATAGAAAGATTATTGACATGAAATAGCTCATAAAGAGATTTATTATacaaagcaaaataaaaaatggatgAAGCTTTAGATTGTCaccaatatattaaaaaattgatttatataatgGAAAGGAGAGACTGCAACAATCGACAGCCAAAGTTGCTTACATAAGAGTTCATAACGTATATATATGTCTAGAATTGCTAAGAATCAGGCTTGTGCGCTTGTGTTCTAATAGAAAAGCTTAGGTGTTTTTGGTTATTCAAGTTCTCGGATTTCgaacaaaataacaaacaaaataaaaccagATACAGCATTTACCAATTTTAATTTAAGTTTCTGATCAAAATTAAGTTTACGATCAAAAATCTCTTTgcatataaattcaaaataaattagtcAGATTTAAATATTGATGCAATTTAAGGTAGGTCCATCGTAAACAACAATATTGAAAAAGTCAAGCTTTCTACTTTAttgagtttataaatataactacTGATTACATTACATATCCAAAAGAGCTCATACATCAACTCAATTTTTATTAGATAACTGTAATTCATTCTTTACTGGACTATTGTCTTCTTTATTATGATGCACCTGAACAGGTTTATATGTGTAAATCTTGGCACACCATAGATAGTATACAAGGTTAACGGCTTGTAACACAGTGATCACCCAGTAAAAATACTCAAGCCTTCCACGGTTTAGATTGTTATCTGGTAACCAATTGCTTCCATCTGGTTTAATGCTGAATTTATGAACCAACGTCACAAGCAAAGTGCTTACATAGTTCCCAATCGAAATTGCCATCCAGAACAACGCTGTTGCAGTACTCCTCATGCTTTCTGGAGCTTGGTCGTAGAAGAACTCCATATGTCCGATTGACATGAAAGCCTCAGCAATTCCATGGAGACTATACTGAGGAACCAACCAAAGAAATGAGATTGGAACCATTGTATGTGGTTTATCCAAAAGTCCATGCTCTATTGCAACGTGTTTGCGTTTGATCTCAATAAATCCGGCTACAAGTGTTGCGAAGATTGAGATTACGAAACCGATTCCCATACGATGGAGGAACGTGATGCCTCGCTCTAGACCAGTGAACTTTCTGGCAATTTTGACAAAAATACGGTCGTAGACGACGATTGTGGAAAGCATAGCAACAGTTGTGAAGACAGACATTGAACCCGCTGGTATTTGGAATGATTTTGTTAAATGCCGATCCATAGTTTTGGCTTGCTGAAGAGAAAATGTTCCTTGTTGAGCATAGGCGGTAATTAAGAGAATACCAGAGGCTCCAATTGGACCCATTCGGATCACGGATTTGAGTTCTTCGACTCGGTGGACTGTATTTAGCCTCCATGGATTTGGGAGTTGACCCGGTTTTAAATTGTCTTGCTCAGTCACTATAGCTGCTTTATCCAAGAAACTGTATAATGCATAAAATCAGAGTTAGTCGTATAGTGTCAATTATCTACCTGTTACTTGTACGAAATGGGTCCAATAATTCAATTATTGCGGCAATTATGCGAAAAGCAATAAAAAGGATTTGTTTGTTTCTAATGAATCACGGATCACAACtatgatttgtttgttttatcttcttctttttttacttttgaattttgatgtGTCTGGTTTCACTCATCTAGTGGACAAGTTGTTGTACGATTACTCAATTGTTTACGTTACAATACTAATTTACTCTTTCAGGTTCTATTAGATAGAagtatcattttataatttatatatttagattctTCTATGATTCCTCGTGACTATTTGGATAGTGGATATACATAGTCAAACAGATACACAATCAGAAATATCtataactatataataattGTGTGCTGATTGATAGTTGATACTATGTATTTGATTTGTATATAATAATTGTGTGCTGATTGATACTATGTATttgatttgatcaaaaatatcaaactgttagatttaaaatgattaatagTATACCTCCGTGTTCTGACTCAATTGAATTAGTAAATTAATTATGaccaaaatcaagaaaaaagtTATACATATGTTTACTCTCGTCACTTTAGCTATAATATAGCTCTTTCCAAAATCATTGTGGTATCTCATTTTGTAACTACTCTTCGTTAATAGTTCTCCAAAATCACTAGAGTATTATAACCACTTTATCTAAtagaattatatttattttgcctacaaatatataaatatctgaTAGAATTGTGGGTGCACTTGCACCCCTAACTCATAGTGTGGCTTTGCCCCCGCCTTCATCAATTACTTTCAATAAGAACACAAACTATATGGTGTAGGTTGAACAATATAAATTGGAGAAAAGGAGtcaataatataattgttaGTACCTCATGTGTTTGGTGTGGGTGAGTATACCATCCAAGGAGATAGGAGCATCAATCTCATCGTTGGTATATAGAAGAGTAGGATCAGAAACCATCCTCAGATTCCTTTTACGAAACGCTGCGACTGCCACTTGGATCAAACGGGTAAATGGACTACCCGATGGATCCAAATGACGGTAAAGCTTGAAGCCACCGACAAAAGTAATAACGGATAAGAACATAGCTACTGTCGGGATGCCCAAACCTAAACCCCAACCAACGTTATCTTGTATGTACACAAGCACCGTCACCGCCACCAATGCTGCTGCTCCCATGCAAAAGTAGTACCTAATCATTCAAATCcaacgacaaaaaaaaatcattactaACGGGTTTATAGTACctacaaaagaaaattactatttaaAGGAATAGTTCCATAAAATACAAGCTCATAAATCAGAAAAAGACTTTACGCATCTAGATGATTACTTATTTTCTTAGATCTTAGaactttaaatatatgaaaaggCTTAAAGGCTAACAgctgtattttttaaataatactagtGTTACAAATACATGTTATATCTATATAGTCACGTAgtgttaaataatatatatgtctCAAACATGTTAGGTAATCCTAGTATTATTTATTGTTCGAAATCTCTGACAATATCAACAAATAATAAAACCCTGAGGAATCTACGAAAGGAATCTAGCTagttattgatatttatatagatatgaAGAAGAGCAGATATAGATAAGTACCAGTTGAAGTAGTTCCAGGTTTTGGTGGTTTGCTTAGGATCCGACTCATCAAACTGATCCGCACCAAAAGCAACGACACAAGGTCGGATCCCACCCGACCCGAGAGCTCCAAGAAGAAGAGCTATGTACAGTATACTCAACTGTGCTGTGTCTGCTACTACACAAACCTCTTCTCCTTTACATGGTGGTGGCCTTAGCGTCGGCAGTATTGCTGATATCGTAAGCAGTGTCATCccctgttttatttatttatttactcgtTAGAACCAATGGCTGAGTGACTTCTCAGacatattttgaataaaagttCAATATTAACATACTATTTGGTAGATGATGGAACCGAACGTGATGGTCCAAAAGCGGCCCGCGAAGGAGTCGGCGATAAAGGCACCGAGGAGAGGGGTGAGACTCGAAGTTCCACCGAAGTTAGTGAGAGTGTTGGCTGCTTTGGTTAAGGGAAGGTGAAGCTGTGTTGTTAGATAGCTTATCATGTTTGCGTGAAACCCAACCACCGCCAACTTCTCACATATCTCGTTAGCTGATATAATAATCCATTTAATATTAACTAGAGAATATTAAATTTTGCCAAAAAATATCTCAAACAATAATCACAATTAACTCATACCAAAGATGAATGGCATAGTAATCAACCCTCCCTTTGGTCGACTTCGTTTCCCATGAAgctgtttttcttcttcactgATCTTGTTCTTGCTCTGCTCCTCCATGATCTTGAGTGTTACTTGCAATATTTAGTTAACTatgttaatgtttttttgtttagtgtTGTAATGGTATTAACCAGGGGGCAGTATTTATAGGCTTTTCTGGTTTATCAATTATTGGGTGCTTTATAGTGGCTCTGGTCCGTTCAAGATCTATAAAGGAATGCGACAGTGACGTCTACTGAATCACAGCCACGAATTAAACCAGTTTGGTTTGTGTGGACCGGATAATATAAGTTTATAGAACTGCTTGATTTTATTCCTTATAACTTCTGTGTATATCTCTAATCCTTATCATTATCTCCAATAGATAACGTTTTGGGATTCCGGTTCATCCGTTATCTTGGGAATTCTTGTCAATTTGATTGTGCATTATTCAACATAGTTTGGTCCCAATAAAGATATTAGACTaattaaacattataaaaaataacaattttcttataaactacTAGTACACTAGTAAAGACAGTGTCGTTTCTCCGAGGAAAAACATAATAATGAAACATTTGTTTTGACTCTTAAATTtgtaaaactaatattaatatatatatatatatatattatgacccctaaatttattttctttattagaTTTTCGTTGCTtaaattatatcatatatattgtaaatttaagaatgtatatatagtttattcGACTAAAAGCTTCACTGAATCATATACTGAAATAACAACATTTATACAATCGACTAAAAGCTTCACTGAATCTTATTCAATAATTTAATGTATAAATTACAACATTTATACAGATCTACATAATGTAAATTATTACACAAACAACTATGTGTCTCACATGATGAaagtttgtaaataaataacattCTCAATGCATCCTTGTCGATAACGTTCTACTCTCTAAATATTACATGTATTAATACAgtgaaacttttataaattaataatgttgggactacaccaaaattataattttttattaatttatagagattattaatttatcgaaatattaattgaaccaaaaattcaatttagaactataaaattatattaatttataaagatatt
Coding sequences within it:
- the LOC108828299 gene encoding protein NRT1/ PTR FAMILY 3.1; the protein is MEEQSKNKISEEEKQLHGKRSRPKGGLITMPFIFANEICEKLAVVGFHANMISYLTTQLHLPLTKAANTLTNFGGTSSLTPLLGAFIADSFAGRFWTITFGSIIYQIGMTLLTISAILPTLRPPPCKGEEVCVVADTAQLSILYIALLLGALGSGGIRPCVVAFGADQFDESDPKQTTKTWNYFNWYYFCMGAAALVAVTVLVYIQDNVGWGLGLGIPTVAMFLSVITFVGGFKLYRHLDPSGSPFTRLIQVAVAAFRKRNLRMVSDPTLLYTNDEIDAPISLDGILTHTKHMSFLDKAAIVTEQDNLKPGQLPNPWRLNTVHRVEELKSVIRMGPIGASGILLITAYAQQGTFSLQQAKTMDRHLTKSFQIPAGSMSVFTTVAMLSTIVVYDRIFVKIARKFTGLERGITFLHRMGIGFVISIFATLVAGFIEIKRKHVAIEHGLLDKPHTMVPISFLWLVPQYSLHGIAEAFMSIGHMEFFYDQAPESMRSTATALFWMAISIGNYVSTLLVTLVHKFSIKPDGSNWLPDNNLNRGRLEYFYWVITVLQAVNLVYYLWCAKIYTYKPVQVHHNKEDNSPVKNELQLSNKN